One segment of Paraburkholderia sp. PGU19 DNA contains the following:
- a CDS encoding efflux transporter outer membrane subunit: MNARAISIRTPALAGLLCFALSGCLVGPNFERPTSATPDVFNRTQNAQAPSKATESEFNPDWWLLFNDPTLNALEQKLADANLDVAAASARLRQSRAEQRVAGAAEYPTLTGAASYNRERGSENGILSLLGVSPTETQTQSASGNTPLGVAPLPGSKGSPAYNLYQFGFDASWEVDIWGRVRRSVEAASALTDASYEERSAVLLSARAELARDYIQLRDTQALLQIAHQNLEIARDATKLTQTRVREGVTTDLDVANAAAQVATIESLIPTLESRSETTINAIGVLLAEEPGALRQMLVETRDVPGLPDQVPIGFPSELVQRRPDIRKAEAQLHAATAAIGMAKADFYPRISLNGSAGFQSLQLSNLADWASGQFVVGPSITLPIFEGGRLKGTLQLREAQQQEAAIIYKHTVLQAWREVDDALIVYDAEQRRHDRLEEVVSLNLRALSIARQRYKAGAVDFLDVLNVQRQLLDAQSNLETSKADAAANLITLCKVLGGGWESSYAQKDVRH, encoded by the coding sequence ATGAACGCGCGCGCGATTTCCATTCGTACGCCCGCGTTGGCAGGTTTGCTTTGCTTTGCACTGAGCGGCTGTCTGGTGGGCCCCAATTTCGAACGTCCGACATCGGCCACGCCCGACGTCTTCAATCGTACGCAGAACGCACAGGCGCCGAGCAAGGCGACGGAATCCGAGTTCAACCCGGACTGGTGGCTGCTGTTCAACGATCCCACGCTGAACGCGCTCGAACAGAAACTGGCCGATGCAAACCTCGACGTGGCAGCGGCCTCTGCCCGTCTGCGGCAAAGCCGGGCCGAGCAGCGCGTTGCCGGCGCCGCGGAATATCCGACACTCACGGGCGCCGCTTCGTACAACCGCGAGCGCGGCAGCGAGAACGGCATTCTTTCGTTGCTCGGCGTCTCGCCGACGGAAACCCAGACGCAATCGGCTTCGGGAAACACACCGCTTGGCGTCGCGCCGTTGCCGGGCAGCAAAGGTTCGCCGGCTTACAACCTGTATCAGTTCGGTTTTGACGCGTCATGGGAAGTCGACATCTGGGGCAGGGTTCGACGCAGCGTAGAAGCCGCGTCTGCATTGACGGATGCCTCATACGAAGAGCGAAGCGCGGTGTTGTTGTCTGCGCGTGCCGAGCTCGCGCGCGACTACATTCAACTGCGCGACACGCAGGCGCTGCTTCAGATCGCTCATCAGAATCTCGAGATTGCCCGCGACGCCACGAAGCTCACGCAAACGCGTGTACGTGAAGGCGTGACGACCGATCTCGACGTAGCCAACGCGGCCGCACAGGTGGCGACGATCGAAAGTCTGATTCCGACGCTCGAATCGCGCAGCGAAACGACGATCAATGCGATCGGCGTGTTGTTGGCCGAAGAACCCGGCGCGCTGCGACAGATGCTCGTCGAGACACGTGACGTTCCAGGGCTTCCGGATCAGGTACCGATCGGATTTCCGTCCGAGCTGGTGCAGCGCAGGCCCGACATCCGCAAAGCGGAGGCGCAGTTGCACGCGGCGACGGCAGCTATCGGTATGGCGAAAGCCGACTTTTATCCGCGCATCTCGCTGAATGGCAGCGCCGGATTCCAGAGTCTTCAACTCTCGAATCTCGCTGATTGGGCGTCGGGTCAGTTTGTCGTCGGACCGTCGATCACGCTTCCGATTTTCGAAGGCGGACGCCTCAAGGGAACACTGCAGTTGCGCGAGGCCCAACAGCAGGAGGCGGCCATCATCTACAAACATACCGTGCTTCAGGCCTGGCGCGAGGTGGATGATGCGCTGATCGTGTACGACGCTGAACAGCGAAGGCACGATCGACTCGAAGAAGTCGTGAGTCTGAATCTGCGGGCGCTTTCTATCGCGCGTCAGCGCTATAAGGCCGGCGCCGTCGATTTTCTCGACGTGCTCAATGTGCAGCGGCAATTGCTCGACGCCCAGAGCAATCTCGAGACAAGCAAGGCCGACGCCGCCGCCAACCTCATTACGTTATGCAAGGTACTCGGTGGCGGATGGGAGTCGTCGTACGCGCAAAAGGATGTGCGCCATTGA
- a CDS encoding tetratricopeptide repeat protein: MSKTAIQQRRIDAMLREAVAMQQNGAQPEAEEIYREILALRPMHFDAIQLLGALSLQAGRIDEGVGLLQKAVSINGKQAPLHSNLAYAYNAQRRFSEGLASANRALALQPGFPDALNNRGNALAGLDRPAEALASFDKALALQPELAQAWNNRACVLRDLDRPADALASCDQAIALHARYADAWSNRANALSDMNRPQDAQASYQRALELAPAFVDAWNNLGLTLVDMKLHDEALQSYERALALNADWAEAHWNYALCLLQMGRLEQGWREYEWRWQRHRIQASRRSFAQPLWLGEFPLEGKTILLHAEQGLGDTLQFCRYAPLVAAMGARVILEVPKELMRLLATLGGVAELVEQGQPLPAFDCHAPLLSLPLAFGTDLASIPAGTPYVFANNAEAQRWAQRLAGDGAPALKVGLVWAGGNRPHVAELRKTDARRSVTLETLRPILDVQHVRFYSLQKGPAAQQLREKQALSERIIDYTDELDNFADTAALVENLDLVITVDTAVAHLAGSMNKPVWIMNRFDTCWRWLLDRTDSPWYPGVRLFRQPALGDWDSVVKEVRDALSAESSLVV, encoded by the coding sequence ATGAGCAAAACAGCAATTCAGCAGCGCCGCATCGACGCGATGCTTCGCGAAGCCGTGGCCATGCAGCAAAACGGTGCGCAGCCCGAAGCCGAGGAGATCTATCGCGAGATTCTTGCCCTGCGCCCCATGCACTTTGACGCGATCCAGCTGCTCGGCGCCCTGTCGTTACAGGCTGGACGCATCGACGAAGGCGTCGGGTTATTGCAGAAGGCTGTGTCGATCAACGGCAAGCAGGCACCGTTGCACTCGAATCTCGCCTACGCCTATAACGCGCAGCGCCGCTTCAGCGAGGGCCTGGCCAGCGCGAACCGCGCGCTGGCGCTGCAACCCGGCTTCCCCGATGCGCTGAACAATCGCGGCAATGCGCTGGCGGGACTCGACCGGCCGGCGGAAGCGCTGGCGAGCTTCGACAAGGCGCTCGCCTTGCAGCCCGAACTTGCACAGGCATGGAACAACCGCGCCTGCGTGTTGCGCGACCTCGACCGTCCCGCCGACGCGCTCGCGAGCTGCGATCAGGCCATCGCACTGCACGCCCGTTATGCCGATGCATGGAGCAATCGCGCGAACGCACTGAGCGACATGAACCGTCCGCAGGACGCGCAAGCGAGCTATCAGCGCGCGCTCGAACTCGCCCCGGCATTCGTCGATGCATGGAACAATCTCGGCCTGACGCTCGTCGATATGAAGCTGCACGACGAAGCGCTGCAGTCCTACGAGCGAGCGCTCGCGCTGAACGCCGATTGGGCGGAGGCGCATTGGAACTACGCGTTGTGTCTGCTGCAAATGGGTCGGCTCGAACAGGGCTGGCGCGAATACGAATGGCGCTGGCAGCGCCATCGCATCCAGGCATCTCGGCGGAGCTTTGCACAGCCGCTATGGCTCGGCGAATTTCCGCTCGAAGGCAAAACCATTCTGCTGCACGCGGAGCAAGGCTTGGGCGACACGCTGCAGTTCTGCCGCTATGCGCCGCTCGTCGCTGCGATGGGCGCACGAGTCATCCTCGAAGTACCGAAGGAACTCATGCGGCTTCTCGCGACGCTTGGCGGCGTCGCTGAACTGGTCGAGCAGGGTCAACCGTTGCCAGCCTTTGATTGCCACGCGCCATTGCTTAGCTTGCCGCTCGCGTTTGGGACGGACCTCGCCAGTATTCCGGCCGGGACGCCCTATGTCTTTGCGAACAACGCTGAGGCGCAGCGCTGGGCGCAGCGGCTCGCTGGCGATGGTGCGCCCGCGCTGAAGGTAGGGCTCGTATGGGCGGGCGGAAATCGTCCGCATGTCGCCGAGTTGAGGAAGACCGATGCGCGGCGCTCGGTGACGCTCGAAACGCTAAGGCCCATCCTCGATGTGCAGCATGTGCGCTTTTACAGCCTGCAGAAAGGTCCCGCCGCGCAGCAGTTGCGCGAAAAACAGGCGTTGAGCGAGCGGATCATCGACTACACCGATGAACTCGATAACTTCGCGGACACCGCTGCGTTAGTGGAGAACCTCGATCTCGTCATCACGGTCGATACCGCCGTTGCGCACCTCGCAGGGTCAATGAACAAGCCCGTGTGGATCATGAACCGCTTCGATACATGCTGGCGATGGCTGCTCGATCGCACAGATAGTCCGTGGTATCCGGGCGTCCGGTTGTTCAGGCAACCTGCGCTCGGTGACTGGGATAGTGTGGTGAAGGAGGTGCGTGATGCGCTTAGCGCGGAGAGTTCTTTGGTGGTTTGA
- a CDS encoding FAD-dependent oxidoreductase, giving the protein MNTDAASPPGGPENQTPIATNGADRSAAIDAQTPDSTPRWHQIFPVLNDAEIDRISRFGEAHSYAAGEFLYRVGGISPGMFVLLSGTIRYTARDGLGHRRLLRSQAKRGEFTSDVGMLSGKPGLVDAEVIEDVVALVISPEKLRALMIGEAELGERIMRALILRRVAAIERGQGAVLVGPPDNERLLALQHFLQRNAYPHMTLDESGAEAIALLERMTPGRDDMPLVVCPDGTVLRNPDDGQLASCLGLVPEFDPTHVYDVAIVGAGPAGLAAAVYAASEGLSVAVFDCRAPGGQAGTSTRIENYLGFPTGISGQALAGRAFNQAQKFGAHIAIPVEVKGLHCSAYPLEVELAGSRRVAARTVVVASGAEYRRPAVSGLARFEGHGVYYWATSIEARLCRSETVLLVGGGNSAGQAIVFLASHAAHVHVLVRGQDLEQSMSRYLIERIASLPNVTIHMGSEITALEGDERLESVHYRRRDEGTESLKTHHLFLFIGADPNTDWLRTCGVSLDQRGFVLTDTDLGTRASGPTLPLHTSVDGVFAIGDVRSGSTKRVAGAVGEGAAVVVQIHRFLAMKRAETPAPSMHG; this is encoded by the coding sequence ATGAACACCGACGCAGCTTCGCCACCAGGCGGTCCGGAAAACCAGACACCAATCGCCACGAACGGCGCCGATCGTTCTGCCGCGATAGATGCGCAGACCCCAGATAGCACCCCGCGCTGGCATCAAATATTTCCGGTACTGAATGACGCCGAGATTGATCGGATAAGTCGTTTTGGTGAGGCCCACAGCTACGCAGCCGGCGAATTCCTTTATCGCGTGGGTGGCATAAGCCCCGGCATGTTCGTCCTGCTGTCGGGCACGATTCGATACACGGCGCGCGACGGACTGGGCCATCGACGATTGCTGCGCTCTCAGGCAAAACGGGGCGAATTCACCTCAGACGTTGGCATGCTTTCAGGCAAGCCCGGGCTTGTCGATGCCGAGGTTATCGAAGATGTCGTGGCACTCGTGATATCGCCCGAAAAGCTGCGTGCCCTGATGATCGGCGAGGCGGAACTCGGTGAAAGGATCATGCGCGCGCTGATCCTGCGGCGCGTCGCCGCGATCGAGCGAGGGCAAGGGGCGGTGCTCGTTGGCCCGCCCGACAACGAACGGCTCCTCGCGCTGCAACATTTCCTGCAACGCAATGCTTACCCGCATATGACGCTTGACGAGAGCGGTGCCGAAGCCATCGCGTTGCTAGAGCGCATGACGCCCGGGCGCGATGACATGCCGCTCGTTGTCTGTCCGGATGGCACCGTGTTGCGCAATCCGGACGACGGGCAGCTTGCCTCGTGCCTGGGACTCGTGCCGGAATTCGATCCCACGCACGTCTATGACGTCGCGATCGTCGGCGCCGGGCCCGCTGGCCTGGCGGCAGCCGTCTATGCGGCATCCGAAGGCTTGTCAGTGGCAGTCTTCGATTGCCGGGCACCGGGCGGCCAGGCAGGCACGAGTACCCGCATCGAAAACTATTTGGGCTTTCCGACGGGCATTTCGGGGCAGGCGCTAGCCGGCAGGGCATTTAACCAGGCACAGAAATTCGGCGCTCACATCGCGATTCCCGTCGAGGTGAAAGGCTTACATTGCAGCGCATACCCGCTCGAGGTGGAGCTCGCCGGTTCGCGGCGCGTTGCGGCACGAACGGTAGTCGTCGCGAGTGGCGCGGAATATCGGCGTCCGGCAGTGAGCGGGCTTGCGCGCTTCGAAGGTCACGGCGTCTACTACTGGGCGACGTCGATCGAGGCACGGCTTTGCCGCAGCGAAACCGTGCTGCTCGTCGGTGGCGGGAATTCAGCAGGACAGGCCATTGTGTTTCTTGCATCGCATGCTGCGCATGTTCATGTACTCGTCAGGGGCCAGGATCTCGAACAAAGCATGTCGCGCTATCTGATCGAGCGAATCGCCTCGTTGCCGAACGTGACGATCCATATGGGTTCTGAAATAACGGCCCTCGAAGGTGACGAACGACTGGAGTCCGTCCACTACCGGCGACGCGATGAGGGTACAGAAAGTCTGAAGACGCATCACCTGTTCCTTTTTATCGGTGCCGACCCAAACACGGACTGGCTGCGCACGTGCGGCGTGTCGCTGGATCAGAGAGGATTCGTGTTGACCGATACCGACCTGGGAACACGAGCAAGCGGGCCCACGCTCCCGCTGCATACGAGTGTCGACGGCGTGTTTGCAATTGGCGATGTTCGATCGGGTTCCACCAAGCGCGTTGCAGGGGCCGTTGGCGAAGGGGCAGCCGTGGTTGTGCAAATTCACCGATTTTTAGCCATGAAGCGCGCCGAAACACCCGCGCCTTCCATGCATGGATAA
- a CDS encoding alginate export family protein, with protein MLVAALALVSSGSARASTEEPAAVDTSAVACTAKRPVVEFNRWQEDWSVLADKCVPRQPLDSLKYIQLGGDPHSYLSLGANLRERLEVNDAPLFGIGAGHSDTYVIQRAQVSADARIGPYLQFFAQLEDARPFGKDTVTPVDKNPLDLEQAFVAWVSPLGPGTVKFRIGRQEMAFDLQRFISVRDGPNVRQAYDAIWADYEYQKWRFIGYLTQPVQYRDVTAFDDVSNRHLTFSGVRFERQGVGPGDLSGYYSRYNRSNAHFLDASGDEHRDVFDLRYSGKVGRADWDVESMYQSGHVGTKTISAWAVGSLAGYTLDLPWTPRVGVQVDAASGDRHPGDGRVETFNPLFPNGYYFTLAGYTGYANLIHVKPSITLKPTSKLALLGALGFQWRETTADAVYQQGSAVVPGTAGHGSRWTGMYLQVRADWTIAPNLIGSVEAVHFQVGDSIRNAGGSNADYVGVELKYGW; from the coding sequence ATGCTCGTTGCCGCCCTGGCGCTGGTGTCGAGCGGCAGCGCGCGGGCAAGCACGGAAGAGCCGGCAGCCGTCGACACGTCAGCCGTCGCATGCACCGCGAAGCGGCCGGTGGTGGAGTTCAACCGCTGGCAGGAAGACTGGTCTGTGCTCGCGGACAAGTGCGTGCCCCGGCAGCCGCTCGATAGCCTCAAATACATTCAGCTGGGTGGCGATCCGCATTCGTATCTGTCGCTGGGAGCGAATCTGCGCGAGCGCCTGGAGGTCAACGATGCGCCGCTCTTCGGCATCGGCGCGGGGCATTCGGATACCTACGTGATACAGCGCGCACAGGTCAGCGCCGATGCGCGTATCGGCCCATACCTCCAGTTCTTCGCGCAGCTCGAAGATGCGAGACCGTTCGGCAAGGATACGGTGACCCCCGTCGACAAGAATCCGCTCGACCTCGAACAGGCCTTTGTTGCGTGGGTCAGTCCACTGGGGCCCGGCACGGTGAAATTCCGCATCGGCCGCCAGGAGATGGCGTTCGACCTGCAACGGTTCATCTCCGTTCGCGACGGTCCGAACGTGCGGCAGGCGTACGACGCGATCTGGGCGGATTACGAGTATCAGAAATGGCGCTTCATCGGCTACCTGACGCAGCCTGTGCAGTACCGCGACGTGACGGCATTCGATGATGTCTCCAACCGGCACCTGACGTTCAGCGGCGTGCGCTTCGAGCGGCAAGGCGTCGGACCCGGCGATCTCTCGGGTTACTACTCAAGGTATAACCGTTCGAATGCGCACTTCCTGGATGCGTCGGGCGATGAGCATCGCGACGTCTTCGACCTTCGCTATTCAGGCAAGGTGGGCCGCGCCGACTGGGATGTGGAGTCGATGTACCAGTCGGGGCACGTCGGCACCAAAACGATCAGCGCGTGGGCGGTGGGCTCGCTGGCAGGCTACACGCTGGACCTGCCGTGGACCCCGCGCGTGGGCGTGCAGGTCGATGCGGCTTCGGGCGACCGGCATCCCGGAGACGGACGTGTCGAGACGTTCAATCCGCTCTTTCCGAATGGCTACTACTTCACGCTCGCGGGCTACACGGGTTATGCGAACCTGATTCACGTCAAGCCTTCCATCACGCTCAAGCCGACCAGCAAGCTCGCGCTGCTCGGCGCGCTCGGGTTCCAGTGGCGCGAGACGACAGCGGACGCCGTGTATCAGCAGGGCAGTGCCGTGGTGCCCGGAACGGCTGGACATGGCAGCCGGTGGACGGGCATGTACCTGCAAGTACGTGCCGATTGGACCATTGCCCCGAACCTGATCGGTTCAGTCGAAGCGGTGCACTTCCAGGTGGGCGACTCGATTCGCAACGCAGGCGGCAGTAACGCGGACTACGTCGGTGTCGAACTGAAATATGGATGGTAG
- a CDS encoding YoaK family protein, with translation MKSEDSVLAAVAGYVDTLSFVALFGLFTAHVTGNFVLIGAETAGFGQGVFMKLMAFPAFVAGVVVSSVLIKRIEPATPERAACVLYVVQAALMLAFCLAGVGVSPVVHADSAPVIVCGMIGAAAMGVQNAHGRLVPRPSVPNTVMTGNVTQAVLDAIDILSPQMPSDARPTARTRLGKMLPTIIAFAAGAILGALAYRYTGFWALLLPSVVLLWLALKARDAQTQLVVSGTATDARR, from the coding sequence ATGAAATCTGAAGACAGCGTGCTCGCAGCCGTCGCGGGCTACGTGGACACGCTCAGCTTTGTCGCGCTGTTCGGGCTGTTCACCGCGCACGTCACGGGCAACTTCGTGCTGATTGGCGCGGAAACGGCAGGCTTCGGCCAGGGCGTGTTCATGAAGTTGATGGCGTTCCCCGCGTTTGTTGCAGGCGTGGTCGTCAGCAGCGTGCTTATTAAGCGCATCGAACCCGCGACGCCCGAACGCGCGGCGTGTGTTCTCTACGTTGTTCAGGCGGCGCTCATGCTGGCCTTTTGCCTCGCGGGTGTCGGCGTCTCGCCCGTCGTGCATGCGGATAGTGCGCCCGTCATCGTCTGCGGGATGATCGGCGCAGCGGCGATGGGCGTGCAGAATGCGCACGGCCGGCTTGTCCCGCGTCCCAGCGTGCCCAACACTGTGATGACGGGCAACGTGACGCAGGCCGTGCTCGACGCGATCGACATCCTGTCGCCGCAGATGCCATCCGACGCACGTCCGACGGCGCGAACGCGTCTGGGGAAGATGCTGCCGACGATTATCGCGTTCGCAGCTGGCGCAATCCTTGGCGCTCTCGCGTATCGGTACACAGGGTTCTGGGCGTTGCTGCTGCCGTCCGTCGTGCTCTTGTGGCTGGCTTTGAAGGCTCGCGACGCGCAGACACAGTTGGTAGTTTCCGGAACGGCGACAGACGCGAGGAGATAG
- a CDS encoding glyoxalase, whose amino-acid sequence MLNLRSLAAIALAVICLAASSVASATPPRLPQPVSEPQLAVGPQYDTTHVYVAPEDFDRFTDSLVATFGGHKSQQGVFQVTPASSKTMSQLVFTPVGTISVFGFKTPVPYPFGSERTGYLVTDIDAAVKSARRHHADVTVATFPDPIGRDAIISWAGGVSMQLYWHNQAPNYDSLQTVPENRVYVSPERADALIHDFVAFSHGKVVSDDRKAPGVEIGRPGDTYRRVRIDSGFGKMTVLATDGHLPWPFGREMTGYRVTNLADTLQKAKAAGVTVLVPPFTSDKREAALVQFPGGYIAEIHAVAQ is encoded by the coding sequence ATGCTCAACCTTCGTTCCCTGGCGGCGATAGCGCTTGCCGTCATCTGTCTCGCTGCATCGTCGGTCGCATCGGCCACACCGCCGAGACTTCCGCAGCCCGTTTCGGAACCACAGCTCGCTGTGGGGCCGCAATACGACACCACACATGTGTATGTCGCGCCGGAAGACTTCGACAGGTTCACTGACAGTCTTGTCGCAACCTTCGGCGGCCACAAGTCGCAACAGGGCGTCTTTCAGGTGACACCCGCGTCGAGCAAGACGATGTCGCAACTCGTGTTCACGCCCGTCGGCACGATCTCTGTCTTCGGCTTCAAGACGCCTGTGCCTTACCCGTTCGGTAGCGAGCGCACAGGATATCTCGTGACCGATATCGACGCGGCCGTCAAATCGGCGAGGCGCCACCACGCTGACGTCACTGTGGCGACGTTCCCCGATCCGATTGGACGTGACGCGATCATCAGCTGGGCGGGCGGCGTCAGCATGCAGTTGTACTGGCACAACCAGGCGCCGAACTATGATTCTCTGCAGACGGTGCCCGAGAACCGGGTCTACGTGTCGCCGGAACGCGCGGATGCGTTGATCCACGATTTCGTGGCCTTTTCGCACGGCAAGGTCGTTTCCGATGACCGCAAGGCGCCCGGCGTCGAGATTGGCCGGCCAGGCGATACGTACCGGCGTGTACGGATCGACTCAGGGTTCGGCAAGATGACCGTGCTGGCGACCGACGGTCACTTGCCCTGGCCGTTCGGACGGGAGATGACGGGTTATCGAGTGACGAATCTCGCGGACACGCTACAGAAGGCGAAGGCGGCGGGCGTCACGGTGCTGGTCCCGCCGTTCACTTCGGATAAGCGCGAAGCCGCGCTCGTGCAGTTCCCTGGTGGTTATATCGCCGAGATTCACGCAGTTGCGCAGTAG
- a CDS encoding DoxX family protein yields MSTHAQGNPHWIAALLDQPWLPPMARTALVSAYLIGGVTKLANFHAAVHEQAHFGLHPGWLWAALAIVVELGGSACVIFSRFVWLGAGALGALTAVAMFVANDFWNLTGDAHFFALNAFFEHLGLIAALVMATCVAGIKHSSGHAGLQ; encoded by the coding sequence ATGAGCACGCACGCACAAGGGAATCCGCACTGGATCGCCGCGCTGCTCGATCAGCCCTGGTTGCCACCGATGGCACGCACGGCGCTCGTGTCCGCGTACCTGATCGGAGGTGTGACGAAGCTCGCGAACTTTCATGCCGCCGTGCACGAGCAGGCGCATTTTGGGTTGCATCCGGGATGGCTGTGGGCAGCACTCGCGATCGTCGTCGAGCTTGGCGGGTCGGCGTGTGTGATCTTCAGCCGCTTCGTGTGGCTGGGCGCGGGCGCACTGGGTGCATTGACGGCCGTGGCGATGTTCGTCGCGAACGACTTCTGGAACCTGACGGGCGACGCGCACTTTTTCGCGTTGAACGCCTTCTTCGAGCATCTCGGTCTCATCGCTGCACTCGTTATGGCGACATGCGTTGCCGGCATCAAGCATTCTTCCGGCCACGCCGGTCTTCAGTAA